In Gadus macrocephalus chromosome 4, ASM3116895v1, the following proteins share a genomic window:
- the LOC132455193 gene encoding uncharacterized protein LOC132455193 isoform X3, giving the protein MHRSGLSSHVVSCGFDCHTHSYFYIQLLLSRDVACHTDYLVTNNVATRLSLKTLLPHFTSEEFEEHSPQRSGTSESLGVDAPGSSHMSSHSRELRILSVYGKGEGPLAVDGHDTLFTASEVEALNSLSADHSVVKSLERGERLVCREELSVQQQTPDTISIKVEEDIGGGMPAVEDCDAFGDRSTQRGATSESLGVDGPGSSHMSSHSGELKILSVYGKGEGPLAVDGHDTLFTSSEVEDLNSLSADHSVAKRLARGERLVRHEQLSMQQTPDTISIKVEEDIGEGLPAVEDCDAFGDRSTQRNANSKILGVDAPGSSHWSSRSEELMQTPDTISIKVEEDIGGVLPAVEDGINIRDCSTQRGATSESLRVDAPGSSHMSSHSGALKILSVYGKGEGPLAVDAHDTLFTASEVDSLSADHSEAKSLERGERLVHREELSVQQTPDTISIKVEEDTGGGLPAAEDWDAFGDRSNQRNATSKILGVDAPGFSHMSSRREELVQTPDTISIKVEEDIVGGMPTVEDGINIRDCSTQRGATSESLRVDAPGSSHMSSHSGALKILSVYGKGEGPLAVDAHDTLFTASEVEALSSLSADHSVAKSLNCSVRLVRLEELTGHQGGRKGRPGVLCGKVIPNNANMIVHMRTRPVEKRYGCEQCTKSFTYLFKLKNHMRTHTGEKPYSCDQCTKIFSQHYELKNHMRTHSREKPYSCDQCMKSFSQQYDLKNHMRTHTGERPYGCDQCIKRYSQKGKLSIHMRTHSGEKPYRCDQCAKRYSHSSTLKIHMRTHTGEKPHRCDQCTKCFSQSEHLKSHMKTHTGEKPYSCDHCTKRFARHCNLNVHMKTHTGEKFNF; this is encoded by the exons ATGCATCGATCTGGTCTGAGTTCACATGTAGTGAGTTGCGGGTTTGACTGCCacacccactcatatttttacATTCAGCTgcttctctcaagggatgttgcctgccatACAGACTACCTGGTAACAAATAATGTAGCCACACGGCTATCCTTAAAGACTTTGCTGCCCCATTTTACAAGTGAAG AATTTGAAGAACATAGCCCGCAGCGCAGCGgcacctcagagagtctgggtgtggacgcccctggctcctcccacatgtccagtcacagcagggagctgcggatcctgagcgtttacggaaaaggggagggcccactggcggtggacggccatgacaccctcttcaccgcgtccgaagtggaggccctgaactcgctgtctgcggaccacagcgtggtcaagagcctggagcgcggcgagcggcttgtctgccgcgaggagctgagtgtgcag cagcagaccccagacaccatttcaatcaaggttgaagaggatattggtggaggcatgcctgctgtag aagactgcgatgcctttggagaccgtagcacgcagcgcggcgccacctcggagagtctgggtgtggacggccctggctcctcccacatgtccagtcacagcggggagctgaagatcctgagcgtctacggtaaaggggagggcccactggcggtggacggccatgacaccctcttcacctcgtcagaagtggaggacctgaactcgctgtctgcggaccacagcgtggccaagagactggcgcgcggcgagcggctggtccgCCACGAACAGCTGAGtatgcag cagaccccagacaccatttcaatcaaggttgaagaggatattggtgaaggcttgcccgccgtag aagactgcgatgcctttggagaccgtagcactcagcGCAACGCCAACTCAAAgattctgggtgtggacgcccctggctcctcccactggtCCAGTCGTAGCGAGGAACTGATG cagaccccagacaccatttcaatcaaggttgaagaggatattggggGAGTCTtgcccgccgtag AAGACGGCATTAACATtagagactgcagcacgcagcgcggcgccacctcggagagtctgcgtgtggacgcccctggctcctcccacatgtccagtcacagcggggcgctgaagatcctgagcgtctacggtaaaggggagggcccactggcggtggacgcccatgacaccctcttcacggCGTCAGAAGTGgactcgctgtctgcggaccacagcgaggccaagagcctggagcgtggcgagcggctggtccaccgcgaggagctgagtgtgcag cagaccccagacaccatttcaatcaaggttgaagaggatactGGTGGAGGCTTGCCTGCCGCAG aagactgggatgcctttggagaccgtagcaatCAGCGCAACGCCACCTCAAAgattctgggtgtggacgcccctggcttctcccacatgtccagtcgtAGAGAGGAACTGGTG cagaccccagacaccatttcaatcaaggttgaagaggatattgttGGAGGCATGCCCaccgtag aagacggcATTAACATtagagactgcagcacgcagcgcggtgccacctcggagagtctgcgtgtggacgcccctggctcctcccacatgtccagtcacagcggggcactgaagatcctgagcgtctacggtaaaggggagggcccactggcggtggacgcccatgacaccctcttcaccgcgtcagaagtggaggccttgagctcgctgtccgctgaccacagcgtggccaagagcctgaactgcagcgtgaggctcgtccgccttgaggagctgactgggcatcagggcggccgcaagggccggcccggtgtcttgtgtggaaaggttattcccaacaatgccaatatgatcgtccACATGAGGACCCGACCAGTCGAGAAGCGGTACGGGTGCGAAcaatgcacgaagagcttcaCTTACCTATTCAAactgaagaaccacatgaggactcacaccggcgagaagccctacagctgtgaccaatgcacgaagatctTCAGTCAGCATTACGAactgaagaaccacatgaggactcactcccgcgagaagccctacagctgtgaccaatgcatgaagagcTTCAGTCAGCAATACGAtctgaagaaccacatgaggactcacaccggcgagaggccctacgggtgcgaccaatgcatcAAGCGCTACAGTCAGAAAGGCAAGCTGAgcatccacatgaggactcactccggggagaagccctacaggtgtgaccaatgcgcaaaGCGCTACAGTCACAGCTCCACCCtcaagatccacatgaggactcacaccggtgAGAAACCccacaggtgtgaccaatgcacgaagtgcttcagtcaaaGTGaacacctgaagagccacatgaagactcacaccggggagaaaccTTACAGCTGTGACCATTGCACAAAGCGCTTTGCTCGGCATTGCAACCTTAATGTccacatgaagactcacaccGGTGAGAAGTTTAATTTCTAA
- the LOC132455193 gene encoding zinc finger protein 251-like isoform X4 — protein sequence MSSHSRELRILSVYGKGEGPLAVDGHDTLFTASEVEALNSLSADHSVVKSLERGERLVCREELSVQQQTPDTISIKVEEDIGGGMPAVEDCDAFGDRSTQRGATSESLGVDGPGSSHMSSHSGELKILSVYGKGEGPLAVDGHDTLFTSSEVEDLNSLSADHSVAKRLARGERLVRHEQLSMQQQTPDTISIKVEEDIGEGLPAVEDCDAFGDRSTQRNANSKILGVDAPGSSHWSSRSEELMQTPDTISIKVEEDIGGVLPAVEDGINIRDCSTQRGATSESLRVDAPGSSHMSSHSGALKILSVYGKGEGPLAVDAHDTLFTASEVDSLSADHSEAKSLERGERLVHREELSVQQTPDTISIKVEEDTGGGLPAAEDWDAFGDRSNQRNATSKILGVDAPGFSHMSSRREELVQTPDTISIKVEEDIVGGMPTVEDGINIRDCSTQRGATSESLRVDAPGSSHMSSHSGALKILSVYGKGEGPLAVDAHDTLFTASEVEALSSLSADHSVAKSLNCSVRLVRLEELTGHQGGRKGRPGVLCGKVIPNNANMIVHMRTRPVEKRYGCEQCTKSFTYLFKLKNHMRTHTGEKPYSCDQCTKIFSQHYELKNHMRTHSREKPYSCDQCMKSFSQQYDLKNHMRTHTGERPYGCDQCIKRYSQKGKLSIHMRTHSGEKPYRCDQCAKRYSHSSTLKIHMRTHTGEKPHRCDQCTKCFSQSEHLKSHMKTHTGEKPYSCDHCTKRFARHCNLNVHMKTHTGEKFNF from the exons atgtccagtcacagcagggagctgcggatcctgagcgtttacggaaaaggggagggcccactggcggtggacggccatgacaccctcttcaccgcgtccgaagtggaggccctgaactcgctgtctgcggaccacagcgtggtcaagagcctggagcgcggcgagcggcttgtctgccgcgaggagctgagtgtgcag cagcagaccccagacaccatttcaatcaaggttgaagaggatattggtggaggcatgcctgctgtag aagactgcgatgcctttggagaccgtagcacgcagcgcggcgccacctcggagagtctgggtgtggacggccctggctcctcccacatgtccagtcacagcggggagctgaagatcctgagcgtctacggtaaaggggagggcccactggcggtggacggccatgacaccctcttcacctcgtcagaagtggaggacctgaactcgctgtctgcggaccacagcgtggccaagagactggcgcgcggcgagcggctggtccgCCACGAACAGCTGAGtatgcag cagcagaccccagacaccatttcaatcaaggttgaagaggatattggtgaaggcttgcccgccgtag aagactgcgatgcctttggagaccgtagcactcagcGCAACGCCAACTCAAAgattctgggtgtggacgcccctggctcctcccactggtCCAGTCGTAGCGAGGAACTGATG cagaccccagacaccatttcaatcaaggttgaagaggatattggggGAGTCTtgcccgccgtag AAGACGGCATTAACATtagagactgcagcacgcagcgcggcgccacctcggagagtctgcgtgtggacgcccctggctcctcccacatgtccagtcacagcggggcgctgaagatcctgagcgtctacggtaaaggggagggcccactggcggtggacgcccatgacaccctcttcacggCGTCAGAAGTGgactcgctgtctgcggaccacagcgaggccaagagcctggagcgtggcgagcggctggtccaccgcgaggagctgagtgtgcag cagaccccagacaccatttcaatcaaggttgaagaggatactGGTGGAGGCTTGCCTGCCGCAG aagactgggatgcctttggagaccgtagcaatCAGCGCAACGCCACCTCAAAgattctgggtgtggacgcccctggcttctcccacatgtccagtcgtAGAGAGGAACTGGTG cagaccccagacaccatttcaatcaaggttgaagaggatattgttGGAGGCATGCCCaccgtag aagacggcATTAACATtagagactgcagcacgcagcgcggtgccacctcggagagtctgcgtgtggacgcccctggctcctcccacatgtccagtcacagcggggcactgaagatcctgagcgtctacggtaaaggggagggcccactggcggtggacgcccatgacaccctcttcaccgcgtcagaagtggaggccttgagctcgctgtccgctgaccacagcgtggccaagagcctgaactgcagcgtgaggctcgtccgccttgaggagctgactgggcatcagggcggccgcaagggccggcccggtgtcttgtgtggaaaggttattcccaacaatgccaatatgatcgtccACATGAGGACCCGACCAGTCGAGAAGCGGTACGGGTGCGAAcaatgcacgaagagcttcaCTTACCTATTCAAactgaagaaccacatgaggactcacaccggcgagaagccctacagctgtgaccaatgcacgaagatctTCAGTCAGCATTACGAactgaagaaccacatgaggactcactcccgcgagaagccctacagctgtgaccaatgcatgaagagcTTCAGTCAGCAATACGAtctgaagaaccacatgaggactcacaccggcgagaggccctacgggtgcgaccaatgcatcAAGCGCTACAGTCAGAAAGGCAAGCTGAgcatccacatgaggactcactccggggagaagccctacaggtgtgaccaatgcgcaaaGCGCTACAGTCACAGCTCCACCCtcaagatccacatgaggactcacaccggtgAGAAACCccacaggtgtgaccaatgcacgaagtgcttcagtcaaaGTGaacacctgaagagccacatgaagactcacaccggggagaaaccTTACAGCTGTGACCATTGCACAAAGCGCTTTGCTCGGCATTGCAACCTTAATGTccacatgaagactcacaccGGTGAGAAGTTTAATTTCTAA
- the LOC132455193 gene encoding uncharacterized protein LOC132455193 isoform X2, translating to MHRSGLSSHVVSCGFDCHTHSYFYIQLLLSRDVACHTDYLVTNNVATRLSLKTLLPHFTSEEFEEHSPQRSGTSESLGVDAPGSSHMSSHSRELRILSVYGKGEGPLAVDGHDTLFTASEVEALNSLSADHSVVKSLERGERLVCREELSVQQTPDTISIKVEEDIGGGMPAVEDCDAFGDRSTQRGATSESLGVDGPGSSHMSSHSGELKILSVYGKGEGPLAVDGHDTLFTSSEVEDLNSLSADHSVAKRLARGERLVRHEQLSMQQQTPDTISIKVEEDIGEGLPAVEDCDAFGDRSTQRNANSKILGVDAPGSSHWSSRSEELMQTPDTISIKVEEDIGGVLPAVEDGINIRDCSTQRGATSESLRVDAPGSSHMSSHSGALKILSVYGKGEGPLAVDAHDTLFTASEVDSLSADHSEAKSLERGERLVHREELSVQQTPDTISIKVEEDTGGGLPAAEDWDAFGDRSNQRNATSKILGVDAPGFSHMSSRREELVQTPDTISIKVEEDIVGGMPTVEDGINIRDCSTQRGATSESLRVDAPGSSHMSSHSGALKILSVYGKGEGPLAVDAHDTLFTASEVEALSSLSADHSVAKSLNCSVRLVRLEELTGHQGGRKGRPGVLCGKVIPNNANMIVHMRTRPVEKRYGCEQCTKSFTYLFKLKNHMRTHTGEKPYSCDQCTKIFSQHYELKNHMRTHSREKPYSCDQCMKSFSQQYDLKNHMRTHTGERPYGCDQCIKRYSQKGKLSIHMRTHSGEKPYRCDQCAKRYSHSSTLKIHMRTHTGEKPHRCDQCTKCFSQSEHLKSHMKTHTGEKPYSCDHCTKRFARHCNLNVHMKTHTGEKFNF from the exons ATGCATCGATCTGGTCTGAGTTCACATGTAGTGAGTTGCGGGTTTGACTGCCacacccactcatatttttacATTCAGCTgcttctctcaagggatgttgcctgccatACAGACTACCTGGTAACAAATAATGTAGCCACACGGCTATCCTTAAAGACTTTGCTGCCCCATTTTACAAGTGAAG AATTTGAAGAACATAGCCCGCAGCGCAGCGgcacctcagagagtctgggtgtggacgcccctggctcctcccacatgtccagtcacagcagggagctgcggatcctgagcgtttacggaaaaggggagggcccactggcggtggacggccatgacaccctcttcaccgcgtccgaagtggaggccctgaactcgctgtctgcggaccacagcgtggtcaagagcctggagcgcggcgagcggcttgtctgccgcgaggagctgagtgtgcag cagaccccagacaccatttcaatcaaggttgaagaggatattggtggaggcatgcctgctgtag aagactgcgatgcctttggagaccgtagcacgcagcgcggcgccacctcggagagtctgggtgtggacggccctggctcctcccacatgtccagtcacagcggggagctgaagatcctgagcgtctacggtaaaggggagggcccactggcggtggacggccatgacaccctcttcacctcgtcagaagtggaggacctgaactcgctgtctgcggaccacagcgtggccaagagactggcgcgcggcgagcggctggtccgCCACGAACAGCTGAGtatgcag cagcagaccccagacaccatttcaatcaaggttgaagaggatattggtgaaggcttgcccgccgtag aagactgcgatgcctttggagaccgtagcactcagcGCAACGCCAACTCAAAgattctgggtgtggacgcccctggctcctcccactggtCCAGTCGTAGCGAGGAACTGATG cagaccccagacaccatttcaatcaaggttgaagaggatattggggGAGTCTtgcccgccgtag AAGACGGCATTAACATtagagactgcagcacgcagcgcggcgccacctcggagagtctgcgtgtggacgcccctggctcctcccacatgtccagtcacagcggggcgctgaagatcctgagcgtctacggtaaaggggagggcccactggcggtggacgcccatgacaccctcttcacggCGTCAGAAGTGgactcgctgtctgcggaccacagcgaggccaagagcctggagcgtggcgagcggctggtccaccgcgaggagctgagtgtgcag cagaccccagacaccatttcaatcaaggttgaagaggatactGGTGGAGGCTTGCCTGCCGCAG aagactgggatgcctttggagaccgtagcaatCAGCGCAACGCCACCTCAAAgattctgggtgtggacgcccctggcttctcccacatgtccagtcgtAGAGAGGAACTGGTG cagaccccagacaccatttcaatcaaggttgaagaggatattgttGGAGGCATGCCCaccgtag aagacggcATTAACATtagagactgcagcacgcagcgcggtgccacctcggagagtctgcgtgtggacgcccctggctcctcccacatgtccagtcacagcggggcactgaagatcctgagcgtctacggtaaaggggagggcccactggcggtggacgcccatgacaccctcttcaccgcgtcagaagtggaggccttgagctcgctgtccgctgaccacagcgtggccaagagcctgaactgcagcgtgaggctcgtccgccttgaggagctgactgggcatcagggcggccgcaagggccggcccggtgtcttgtgtggaaaggttattcccaacaatgccaatatgatcgtccACATGAGGACCCGACCAGTCGAGAAGCGGTACGGGTGCGAAcaatgcacgaagagcttcaCTTACCTATTCAAactgaagaaccacatgaggactcacaccggcgagaagccctacagctgtgaccaatgcacgaagatctTCAGTCAGCATTACGAactgaagaaccacatgaggactcactcccgcgagaagccctacagctgtgaccaatgcatgaagagcTTCAGTCAGCAATACGAtctgaagaaccacatgaggactcacaccggcgagaggccctacgggtgcgaccaatgcatcAAGCGCTACAGTCAGAAAGGCAAGCTGAgcatccacatgaggactcactccggggagaagccctacaggtgtgaccaatgcgcaaaGCGCTACAGTCACAGCTCCACCCtcaagatccacatgaggactcacaccggtgAGAAACCccacaggtgtgaccaatgcacgaagtgcttcagtcaaaGTGaacacctgaagagccacatgaagactcacaccggggagaaaccTTACAGCTGTGACCATTGCACAAAGCGCTTTGCTCGGCATTGCAACCTTAATGTccacatgaagactcacaccGGTGAGAAGTTTAATTTCTAA
- the LOC132455193 gene encoding uncharacterized protein LOC132455193 isoform X1 yields MHRSGLSSHVVSCGFDCHTHSYFYIQLLLSRDVACHTDYLVTNNVATRLSLKTLLPHFTSEEFEEHSPQRSGTSESLGVDAPGSSHMSSHSRELRILSVYGKGEGPLAVDGHDTLFTASEVEALNSLSADHSVVKSLERGERLVCREELSVQQQTPDTISIKVEEDIGGGMPAVEDCDAFGDRSTQRGATSESLGVDGPGSSHMSSHSGELKILSVYGKGEGPLAVDGHDTLFTSSEVEDLNSLSADHSVAKRLARGERLVRHEQLSMQQQTPDTISIKVEEDIGEGLPAVEDCDAFGDRSTQRNANSKILGVDAPGSSHWSSRSEELMQTPDTISIKVEEDIGGVLPAVEDGINIRDCSTQRGATSESLRVDAPGSSHMSSHSGALKILSVYGKGEGPLAVDAHDTLFTASEVDSLSADHSEAKSLERGERLVHREELSVQQTPDTISIKVEEDTGGGLPAAEDWDAFGDRSNQRNATSKILGVDAPGFSHMSSRREELVQTPDTISIKVEEDIVGGMPTVEDGINIRDCSTQRGATSESLRVDAPGSSHMSSHSGALKILSVYGKGEGPLAVDAHDTLFTASEVEALSSLSADHSVAKSLNCSVRLVRLEELTGHQGGRKGRPGVLCGKVIPNNANMIVHMRTRPVEKRYGCEQCTKSFTYLFKLKNHMRTHTGEKPYSCDQCTKIFSQHYELKNHMRTHSREKPYSCDQCMKSFSQQYDLKNHMRTHTGERPYGCDQCIKRYSQKGKLSIHMRTHSGEKPYRCDQCAKRYSHSSTLKIHMRTHTGEKPHRCDQCTKCFSQSEHLKSHMKTHTGEKPYSCDHCTKRFARHCNLNVHMKTHTGEKFNF; encoded by the exons ATGCATCGATCTGGTCTGAGTTCACATGTAGTGAGTTGCGGGTTTGACTGCCacacccactcatatttttacATTCAGCTgcttctctcaagggatgttgcctgccatACAGACTACCTGGTAACAAATAATGTAGCCACACGGCTATCCTTAAAGACTTTGCTGCCCCATTTTACAAGTGAAG AATTTGAAGAACATAGCCCGCAGCGCAGCGgcacctcagagagtctgggtgtggacgcccctggctcctcccacatgtccagtcacagcagggagctgcggatcctgagcgtttacggaaaaggggagggcccactggcggtggacggccatgacaccctcttcaccgcgtccgaagtggaggccctgaactcgctgtctgcggaccacagcgtggtcaagagcctggagcgcggcgagcggcttgtctgccgcgaggagctgagtgtgcag cagcagaccccagacaccatttcaatcaaggttgaagaggatattggtggaggcatgcctgctgtag aagactgcgatgcctttggagaccgtagcacgcagcgcggcgccacctcggagagtctgggtgtggacggccctggctcctcccacatgtccagtcacagcggggagctgaagatcctgagcgtctacggtaaaggggagggcccactggcggtggacggccatgacaccctcttcacctcgtcagaagtggaggacctgaactcgctgtctgcggaccacagcgtggccaagagactggcgcgcggcgagcggctggtccgCCACGAACAGCTGAGtatgcag cagcagaccccagacaccatttcaatcaaggttgaagaggatattggtgaaggcttgcccgccgtag aagactgcgatgcctttggagaccgtagcactcagcGCAACGCCAACTCAAAgattctgggtgtggacgcccctggctcctcccactggtCCAGTCGTAGCGAGGAACTGATG cagaccccagacaccatttcaatcaaggttgaagaggatattggggGAGTCTtgcccgccgtag AAGACGGCATTAACATtagagactgcagcacgcagcgcggcgccacctcggagagtctgcgtgtggacgcccctggctcctcccacatgtccagtcacagcggggcgctgaagatcctgagcgtctacggtaaaggggagggcccactggcggtggacgcccatgacaccctcttcacggCGTCAGAAGTGgactcgctgtctgcggaccacagcgaggccaagagcctggagcgtggcgagcggctggtccaccgcgaggagctgagtgtgcag cagaccccagacaccatttcaatcaaggttgaagaggatactGGTGGAGGCTTGCCTGCCGCAG aagactgggatgcctttggagaccgtagcaatCAGCGCAACGCCACCTCAAAgattctgggtgtggacgcccctggcttctcccacatgtccagtcgtAGAGAGGAACTGGTG cagaccccagacaccatttcaatcaaggttgaagaggatattgttGGAGGCATGCCCaccgtag aagacggcATTAACATtagagactgcagcacgcagcgcggtgccacctcggagagtctgcgtgtggacgcccctggctcctcccacatgtccagtcacagcggggcactgaagatcctgagcgtctacggtaaaggggagggcccactggcggtggacgcccatgacaccctcttcaccgcgtcagaagtggaggccttgagctcgctgtccgctgaccacagcgtggccaagagcctgaactgcagcgtgaggctcgtccgccttgaggagctgactgggcatcagggcggccgcaagggccggcccggtgtcttgtgtggaaaggttattcccaacaatgccaatatgatcgtccACATGAGGACCCGACCAGTCGAGAAGCGGTACGGGTGCGAAcaatgcacgaagagcttcaCTTACCTATTCAAactgaagaaccacatgaggactcacaccggcgagaagccctacagctgtgaccaatgcacgaagatctTCAGTCAGCATTACGAactgaagaaccacatgaggactcactcccgcgagaagccctacagctgtgaccaatgcatgaagagcTTCAGTCAGCAATACGAtctgaagaaccacatgaggactcacaccggcgagaggccctacgggtgcgaccaatgcatcAAGCGCTACAGTCAGAAAGGCAAGCTGAgcatccacatgaggactcactccggggagaagccctacaggtgtgaccaatgcgcaaaGCGCTACAGTCACAGCTCCACCCtcaagatccacatgaggactcacaccggtgAGAAACCccacaggtgtgaccaatgcacgaagtgcttcagtcaaaGTGaacacctgaagagccacatgaagactcacaccggggagaaaccTTACAGCTGTGACCATTGCACAAAGCGCTTTGCTCGGCATTGCAACCTTAATGTccacatgaagactcacaccGGTGAGAAGTTTAATTTCTAA